The following proteins come from a genomic window of Gemmatimonadaceae bacterium:
- a CDS encoding ABC transporter permease, protein MLIELWADLRYRARAILRRHTLEQELDAEVRFHIEREAEAYIRAGMPRADAMRRARLAFGGVERTKDASRDVRGTRMLEALVRDTHYAVRSLRKHATFTVTVVVTLAVGIGANAAMFALLDALMLRPLPVGHPARLVTIGDPSKVNSAWHGSPMTAYVSYPVYADIRDHARTLAGVYATGQAGRLEVAAPGGGIERPDGRFVTGNFFSVLEVPAYIGRTFTASEDRVPLGDPVVVISYDYWRRQYGAAPAAVGTTMVVNGVPLTIVGVAPRGFTGDIVGQSTDLWIPLMMRQALQPAGTALDDRSFSWLAMMGRLAPGATLAQARAELAVIETQSIRAHLTGEDLAEFDEDLRVQPIEVNAGARGFSEFRPLYGPALVVLMAAVGLIVLVVCANVANLMLARAAGRAREMTVRMTLGAGRRRLVLQLLTESALLAGAGGALGLMAAVWGSRLLVSIAGVGDRTIALDVAPDLRLFAFTLLVTLLCVVLFGLVPALRATRLDVGTALRAQGRNISGARARLGRVALGPALVVGQVALSTLLLIGAGLLLHSMQRMLTVDLGFDRDHIVSADVPMNQRSLGGAGVLAAARELADELQRVPGVRAVSYSEEGLFSGGESTGHVAVAGFTAVADSQLSVSYDEVGPGYLHAIGARLVRGRDLDERDVAGAEHTALVDETMARYYFGPRDPVGRSFTLDSVAYTIAGVVHDVQERDVRGLPVRRAYLPVAQMAAAPKMLIFEVRVAGDPTRFVEPVRAALLARHPDLRDAVKPLDAIVRETIGQDLLLAHVTSFFGAAALLLAAVGLYGITSYSTSQRTGEFGLRSALGAAPRAVTSMVLGEAVRLATCGVAIGLPAGIAATRLIRSEVFGVGPLDPVSIGAAIVALTIATLVASYLPARRAARVGPLEALRTE, encoded by the coding sequence ATGCTGATCGAGCTCTGGGCGGACCTGCGCTATCGTGCCCGCGCCATCCTGCGCCGGCACACGCTCGAGCAGGAGCTCGACGCGGAAGTGCGGTTCCACATTGAGCGTGAAGCGGAGGCCTACATCCGCGCCGGCATGCCTCGGGCCGACGCGATGCGGCGCGCCCGGCTCGCCTTCGGCGGTGTCGAACGCACCAAAGACGCCAGCCGCGATGTACGCGGGACCCGTATGCTCGAAGCGCTGGTGCGGGATACGCACTACGCCGTCCGCTCGCTCCGTAAGCACGCGACGTTTACCGTCACCGTCGTCGTGACGCTTGCGGTCGGCATTGGCGCCAACGCGGCGATGTTCGCTTTGCTCGACGCGCTGATGCTTCGCCCGCTGCCCGTTGGGCATCCCGCGCGGCTGGTCACCATTGGTGATCCGTCCAAAGTCAATTCCGCGTGGCACGGATCGCCGATGACGGCGTACGTCTCGTATCCGGTGTACGCCGACATCCGCGACCACGCACGCACGCTCGCGGGCGTGTACGCCACGGGCCAGGCCGGCAGACTCGAGGTCGCGGCCCCGGGCGGCGGCATCGAACGCCCCGACGGCCGCTTTGTGACCGGCAATTTCTTTTCCGTGCTCGAGGTCCCGGCGTACATCGGCCGCACCTTCACCGCATCCGAGGATCGCGTTCCGTTAGGCGACCCGGTCGTCGTCATCAGTTACGACTACTGGCGCCGGCAGTACGGTGCCGCGCCTGCGGCGGTCGGCACTACGATGGTCGTGAACGGCGTACCGCTCACCATCGTGGGCGTTGCGCCGCGCGGCTTCACCGGCGACATCGTCGGGCAGTCGACCGATCTGTGGATCCCGCTGATGATGCGGCAGGCGTTGCAGCCGGCCGGCACGGCGCTCGACGATCGGTCGTTCTCGTGGCTCGCCATGATGGGTCGGCTGGCGCCCGGTGCGACGCTCGCCCAGGCGCGCGCCGAGCTGGCGGTCATCGAGACGCAATCCATTCGTGCGCACCTCACGGGTGAAGATCTCGCCGAGTTCGATGAGGACCTGCGCGTACAGCCGATCGAGGTGAATGCGGGCGCGCGCGGATTTTCCGAGTTTCGGCCACTTTATGGACCGGCGCTGGTGGTCCTCATGGCCGCGGTCGGGCTCATCGTGCTCGTGGTATGCGCGAACGTCGCCAACCTGATGCTTGCGCGCGCCGCCGGGCGGGCGCGCGAGATGACGGTGCGCATGACGCTCGGCGCCGGCCGGCGCCGCCTGGTGCTGCAGCTCCTAACGGAAAGCGCGCTCCTCGCCGGCGCGGGCGGCGCGCTGGGGTTGATGGCCGCGGTGTGGGGAAGCCGGCTGCTCGTGTCGATCGCCGGCGTGGGCGACCGCACGATCGCGCTCGACGTCGCACCGGACCTGCGCCTGTTCGCGTTCACGCTGCTGGTCACGCTGCTCTGCGTGGTGCTGTTCGGGCTCGTGCCCGCGCTCCGGGCCACGCGCCTCGACGTCGGCACGGCGCTCCGCGCGCAAGGACGCAACATTTCCGGTGCTCGTGCGCGGTTAGGCCGCGTCGCGCTCGGCCCGGCGCTCGTTGTTGGGCAGGTCGCGTTGTCCACGCTGCTCCTCATCGGCGCCGGCCTGCTGCTGCACAGCATGCAGCGCATGCTCACCGTCGACCTCGGCTTCGATCGCGATCACATCGTGAGCGCCGACGTTCCGATGAATCAGCGGAGCCTGGGCGGCGCCGGCGTGCTCGCGGCGGCGCGCGAGCTGGCGGATGAGCTGCAGCGCGTCCCCGGCGTGCGCGCGGTGTCTTACTCCGAGGAAGGCTTGTTCAGCGGGGGCGAATCGACCGGGCACGTGGCGGTGGCCGGATTTACCGCCGTCGCCGACTCGCAACTGTCTGTTAGCTATGACGAGGTCGGCCCGGGCTACCTGCACGCGATCGGCGCGCGGCTCGTCCGCGGCCGCGATCTGGACGAGCGCGATGTCGCGGGCGCCGAGCATACGGCGCTCGTCGACGAGACCATGGCCCGGTACTACTTCGGTCCGCGCGATCCTGTTGGGCGGTCGTTCACGCTGGACTCCGTGGCCTACACCATCGCCGGCGTCGTGCACGACGTGCAAGAGCGCGACGTGCGCGGCCTTCCGGTTAGGCGGGCGTATTTGCCGGTCGCGCAGATGGCCGCGGCGCCGAAGATGCTCATCTTCGAGGTGCGCGTCGCGGGCGATCCGACGCGGTTCGTCGAGCCCGTGCGCGCGGCCCTGCTCGCGCGTCATCCCGATCTGCGCGATGCCGTGAAACCGCTCGACGCGATAGTCCGGGAAACGATCGGACAGGACCTGCTGCTCGCGCACGTGACGTCGTTCTTCGGCGCGGCCGCGCTCCTGCTGGCGGCGGTGGGACTCTACGGCATCACCTCGTACTCGACGTCGCAACGGACGGGCGAGTTCGGCCTGCGCAGTGCGCTCGGCGCCGCGCCGCGCGCCGTCACCTCGATGGTGCTTGGCGAAGCCGTGCGCCTGGCGACGTGCGGCGTCGCAATTGGATTGCCGGCGGGAATCGCGGCCACGCGACTGATTCGCTCGGAGGTCTTTGGCGTCGGGCCGCTCGACCCGGTGTCGATCGGGGCCGCGATCGTCGCACTCACTATTGCGACACTCGTCGCGAGCTACCTTCCGGCACGGCGCGCCGCGCGCGTCGGCCCGCTCGAAGCACTGCGCACCGAGTGA